In the genome of Misgurnus anguillicaudatus chromosome 11, ASM2758022v2, whole genome shotgun sequence, one region contains:
- the LOC129415602 gene encoding uncharacterized protein — protein sequence MRLSIFLLKSLGWKHLSVCLSICLTHLWSSPQLNADSDDPNVKDDAGLASSELNNKIKPEKQRMAFFDCLWRGKVESVPTPLLKADPAIPDVREVVDLASQSKTYVGPKKQKEKASKSRKSNLQGEKVTVVPTQQPKAISDIPVGMDVPALAGPQSKPKIRPDKCMTLTQRFFGCFRRGKVESMPTSQIEADPAIPDAREVVDLADSQSKSVGLKQQKQKASKSRSFHNPWSKKGKSKVKKDANPAIPDAMDDVDLASFGGIAAANARLLKLGAIPENIGLKGGGNPDPNKAKNPGSKDVGNPEAKGCKNPRPKALKALENPRRFWGPNPGRFIIPTPKALENTRRFWDPYPARFKTRRRKVVGKPAIGWIRNPTKFKITPPEAFENPRDSSPEDDKVVRPKAFENPRRFWIPKPSRFKIPTPKAFENPRDPSPEDDKVVRPKVMNVVQQAFKPPSEKKRANRSVPRGPTPKAFENPRDPSPEDDKVVRPKVMNVVQQAFKPPSEKKRANRSVPRGPTPKAFENPRDPSPEDDKVVRPKVMNVVQQAFKPPSEKKRANRSVPRGPTPKAFENPRDPSPEDDKVVRPKVMNVVQQAFKPPSEKKRANRSVPRGPTPEAFENPRDSSPEDDNVVRPKGMNVVQQAFKPPSEKKRANRSVPRGPTPKAFENPRDPSPEDDKVVRPKVMNVVPQAFKPPSEKKRANRSVPRGPTPEAFENPRDSSPEDDKVVRPKVMNVVQQAFKPPSEKKRANRSVPRGPTPKAFENPRDPSPEDDKVVRPKVINVVQQAFEPPSKKKRANRSVLREPFDSIYQLLYEVLGQGCGGRVYKGIRISDNTPVAIKQIDKRKYERTLQIPGYPKPLITEVALMLKLRDAPSCPNVIQMYDWYDTKHFYTLVLEYPLHSESLWDFVTNHRGLSENTARHLMRQAVLAVKHCLDNGVFHTDLHASNFLVQQSTMSLKLIDFGAGHYLTHEAYKTSDFVGAPCCTPPEIKTAKKFHAVPANVWALGTVLYFMVLGSLPCLLNDFNSGCLKTNEKDLSKEICDLLSWCLALNPSDRPTLKQILDHDWFKTKSDKEELLVYKIRAISTQK from the exons ATGCGCTTAAGcatttttttgctaaaaagccTTGGATGGAaacatttatctgtctgtctgtccatctgtctgacCCACCTCTGGTCTTCTCCACAGCTTAATGCAGATTCAGATGATCCTAATGTAAAGGATGATGCTGGTCTGGCGAGCTCTGAATTAAACAATAAGATCAAACCGGAAAAACAACGAATGGCATTCTTTGACTGTCTCTGGAGGGGCAAGGTGGAGTCAGTGCCGACTCCCCTGCTTAAAGCGGATCCAGCTATCCCTGATGTTAGGGAAGTTGTTGATCTTGCATCACAGTCAAAGACCTACGTTGGTCCGAAGAAGCAGAAAGAAAAGGCTTCAAAGAGCCGCAAATCTAACCTCCAGGGAGAAAAAGTGACTGTTGTGCCAACTCAACAGCCCAAGGCTATTTCAGATATTCCTGTTGGCATGGATGTTCCTGCTCTGGCCGGCCCCCAATCAAAACCAAAGATTCGTCCGGATAAATGCATGACATTGACGCAACGCTTCTTTGGATGCTTCCGGAGGGGCAAAGTGGAGTCGATGCCGACTTCACAGATTGAGGCCGATCCAGCTATCCCTGATGCCAGGGAAGTTGTTGATCTGGCAGATTCTCAATCGAAGAGTGTTGGCTTAaagcaacaaaaacaaaaggcttCAAAGAGCCGCTCATTTCACAACCCTTGGAGTAAAAAAGGGAAGAGTAAAGTGAAAAAAGATGCCAATCCAGCTATTCCTGATGCCATGGATGATGTGGATCTGGCCAGTTTTGGTGGCATCGCTGCAGCCAATGCCAGGCTACTGAAGTTAGGTGCCATTCCAGAGAATATTGGGTTAAAAGGTGGTGGAAATCCTGACccaaataaagcaaaaaatccTGGGTCAAAAGATGTTGGAAATCCTGAGGCAAAAGGTTGTAAAAATCCCAGGCCAAAAGCTCTTAAAGCTCTTGAAAATCCCAGACGTTTTTGGGGTCCTAACCCAGGTAGATTTATAATTCCCACACCAAAAGCTTTGGAAAATACTAGACGTTTTTGGGATCCTTACCCAGCTAGATTTAAAACTCGCAGACGAAAAGTTGTTGGAAAACCCGCAATAGGTTGGATTCGTAACCCaactaaatttaaaattaccccaccAGAAGCTTTTGAAAATCCCAGAGATTCCTCGCCAGAAGATGATAAGGTTGTCAGGCCAAAAGCTTTTGAAAATCCCCGACGTTTTTGGATTCCTAAACCAAGTAGATTTAAAATTCCCACACCAAAAGCTTTTGAAAATCCCAGAGATCCCTCGCCAGAAGATGATAAAGTTGTCAGGCCAAAAGTTATGAATGTTGTTCAACAAGCTTTTAAACCGCCAAGTGAGAAGAAACGAGCTAATCGCTCAGTACCAAGAGGTCCCACACCAAAAGCTTTTGAAAATCCCAGAGATCCCTCGCCAGAAGATGATAAAGTTGTCAGGCCAAAAGTTATGAATGTTGTTCAACAAGCTTTTAAACCCCCAAGCGAGAAGAAACGAGCTAATCGCTCAGTGCCAAGAGGTCCCACACCAAAAGCTTTTGAAAATCCCAGAGATCCCTCGCCAGAAGATGATAAAGTTGTCAGGCCAAAAGTTATGAATGTTGTTCAACAAGCTTTTAAACCGCCAAGCGAGAAGAAACGAGCTAATCGCTCAGTGCCAAGAGGTCCCACACCAAAAGCTTTTGAAAATCCCAGAGATCCCTCGCCAGAAGATGATAAAGTTGTCAGGCCAAAAGTTATGAATGTTGTTCAACAAGCTTTTAAACCGCCAAGCGAGAAGAAACGAGCTAATCGCTCAGTACCAAGAGGTCCCACACCAGAAGCTTTTGAAAATCCCAGAGATTCCTCGCCAGAAGATGATAATGTTGTCAGGCCAAAAGGTATGAATGTTGTTCAACAAGCTTTTAAACCGCCAAGTGAGAAGAAACGAGCTAATCGCTCAGTACCAAGAGGTCCCACACCAAAAGCTTTTGAAAATCCCAGAGATCCCTCGCCAGAAGATGATAAAGTTGTCAGGCCAAAAGTTATGAATGTTGTTCCACAAGCTTTTAAACCCCCAAGCGAGAAGAAACGAGCTAATCGCTCAGTGCCAAGAGGTCCCACACCAGAAGCTTTTGAAAATCCCAGAGATTCCTCGCCAGAAGATGATAAAGTTGTCAGGCCAAAAGTTATGAATGTTGTTCAACAAGCTTTTAAACCGCCAAGTGAGAAGAAACGAGCTAATCGCTCAGTACCAAGAGGTCCCACACCAAAAGCTTTTGAAAATCCCAGAGATCCCTCGCCAGAAGATGATAAAGTTGTCAGGCCAAAAGTTATAAATGTTGTTCAACAAGCTTTTGAACCGCCAAGCAAGAAGAAACGAGCTAATCGCTCAGTGCTTAGAG aGCCTTTTGATTCTATATATCAACTCTTGTATGAAGTGCTTGGGCAAGGGTGCGGTGGCAGAGTGTACAAAGGGATCCGTATATCGGATAACACTCCG GTTGCCATCAAGCAAATAGACAAACGAAAGTATGAAAGGACTCTTCAGATT CCTGGATACCCCAAACCACTTATTACAGAAGTGGCGCTGATGCTTAAGTTAAGAGATGCGCCCTCATGCCCCAATGTCATACAGATGTATGACTGGTACGACACTAAACACTTTTACACGCTCGTGTTGGAGTACCCACTGCACAGCGAATCCTTGTGGGATTTTGTTACAAATCATAGAGGACTTAGTGAAAATACAGCAAGACATCTCATGCGTCAGGCGGTACTGGCAGTGAAACACTGTCTGGATAATGGAGTTTTTCACACCGACCTCCATGCCAGTAACTTCTTGGTGCAGCAATCAACAATGAGCCTGAAGTTAATTGACTTTGGGGCTGGACATTATCTGACGCATGAGGCATATAAGACCTCCGACTTTGTAG GAGCTCCATGTTGCACCCCGCCTGAGATCAAAACAGCTAAGAAATTCCACGCCGTGCCAGCAAACGTCTGGGCCTTAGGTACTGTGCTGTACTTCATGGTGCTTGGATCTTTGCCCTGTCTTTTAAACGACTTTAATTCCGGGTGTCTGAAGACAAATGAGAAGGATTTATCAAAGG AAATCTGTGATCTGTTAAGTTGGTGCCTGGCCCTGAATCCAAGTGATCGTCCGACGCTCAAGCAGATCTTAGATCATGACTGGTTTAAAACTAAGTCTGACAAAGAAGAGCTACTCGTGTACAAAATCAG GGCAATAtccacacaaaaatga